The stretch of DNA tcgtcgtcatcatcatcgtcgttaTCATCATCgtcttcatcatcatcgtcatcatcgtcgtcatcgtcgtcatcgtcatcatcgtcgtcgtcatcgtcgtcatcatcatcgtcgtcgtcatcatcgtcgtcgtcatcatcattgtcatcgtcatcatcatcgtcattgtcatcatcgtcatcgtcgtcatcatcgtcgtcatcatcgttgtcatcatcgtcgtcatcatcgtcgtcatcattatcgtcatcgtcgtcgttatcgtcatcatcctcatcatcatcatcgtcgtcatcatcgtcgtcatcatcgtcgtcatcatcgtcgtcatcatcgtcgtcatcatcgtcgtcatcatcatcattgtcatcgtcatcatcatcgtcattgtcatcatcgtcatcgtcgtcatcatcgtcgtcatcatcgttgtcatcatcgtcgtcatcatcgtcgtcatcattatcgtcatcgtcgtcgttatcgtcatcatcctcatcatcatcatcgtcgtcatcatcgtcgtcatcatcgtcgtcatcatcgtcgtcatcatcgtcgtcatcatcgtcgtcgtcatcatcatcatcgtcatcatcattgtcgtcgtcatcatcctcatcaacgTCGTCATCGTtatcatcgtcgtcatcctcATCGTCTTCGTCATcctcgtcatcatcgtcatcatcatcgtcgtcatcatcatcgtcgtcatcatcgtcgtcatcatcatcgtcgtcatcatcatcgtcgtcgtcgtcatcctcatcaatgtcatcatcatcgtcattgtcgtcatcatcgtcgtcatcatcgtcgtcatcatcgtcgtcatcatcatcgttgtcatcgtcgtcatcatcgtcgtcgtcatcatcgttgtcatcatcgtcgtcgtcgtcatcatcatcgtcgtcatcatcattgtcgtcatcatcgtcgtcatcgtcatcatcgttgtcatcattatcgtcatcatcgtcgtcatcatcatcgtcatcatcatcgtcattatcgtcgtcatcatcgtcgtcatcatcgtcgtcatcatcgtcgtcatcattgtcgtcatcatcgtcgtcatcatcgtcgtcatcattgtcatcatcgtcgtcatcatcatcgtcgtcatcatcatcatcgtcgtcgtcatcatcatcgtcgtcatcctcatcaatgtcatcatcatcatcgtcctcatcatcgtcgtcctcatcgtcgtcatcatcatcgtcgtcatcatcatcatcgtcatcatcatcgtcgtcgtcatcatcatcctcattatcatcgtcgtcgtcatcatcctcatcaacgtcatcatcgtcgtcatcgttatcatcgtcgtcatcctcATCGTCTTCGTCAtcctcgtcgtcatcatcatcatcatcgtcgtcgtcgtcatcatcgtcgtcgtcgtcatcatcgtcgtcatcatcgtcgtcatcgtcgtcgtcatcgtcgtcatcatcatcgtcgtcatcatcatcgtcgtcgtcatcctcgtcgtcatcatcatcatcatcgtcatcatcgtcgtcgtcgtcatcatcgtcgtcgtcgtcatcgtcgtcgtcatcatcgtcgtcatcgtcgtcatcgtcgtcgtcatcgtcatcgtcgtcatcatcatcgttgtcatcgtcgtcatcatcgtcgtcgtcatcatcatcgtcgtcatcgtcgtcgtcatcatcatcgttgtcatcatcattgtcgtcatcatcgtcgtcatcgtcatcatcgttgtcatcattatcgtcatcatcgtcatcatcgtcgtcattatcgtcgtcatcatcatcgtcgtcatcatcgtcgtcatcatcgtcatcatcatcgtcgtcatcatcgtcgtcatcatcgtcgtcatcatcgtcgtcatcatcgtcgtcatcatcgtcgtcatcatcgtcgtcatcattatcgtcatcattgtcatcatcgtcgtcatcatcatcatcgtcatcatcatcatcgtcatcatcatcgtcgtcatcatcatcgtcatcatcatcgtcgtcgtcgtcatcatcatcgtcgtcgtcatcatcgtcgtcatcgtcatcgtcatcgtcgtcatcatcatcgttgtcatcgtcatcatcatcgtcgtcgtcatcatcgtcgtcatcgtcatcgtcgtcatcatcatcgttgtcatcatcgtcgtcgtcatcatcatcgtcgtcatcatcattgttgtcatcatcgtcgtcatcgtcatcatcgttgtcatcattatcgtcatcatcgtcatcatcgtcgtcattatcgtcgtcatcatcatcgtcgtcatcatcgtcgtcatcatcgtcgtcatcatcgtcgtcatcatcgtcgtcatcatcgtcgtcatcatcgtcgtcatcatcgtcgtcatcattatcgtcatcattgtcatcatcgtcgtcatcatcatcatcgtcatcatcatcatcgtcatcatcatcgtcgtcatcatcatcgtcgtcatcctcatcaacgtcatcatcatcatcgtcctcatcatcatcgtcctcatcatcatcgtccTCATCGTTGTCattatcgtcatcatcgtcgtcgtcatcgtcgtcatcatcatcctcgtcgtcatcatcgCCGTCAtcctcgtcatcatcatcatcgtcatcatcgtcgtcatcatcgtcgtcatcatcgtcgtcgtcatcatcatcgtcgtcatcgtcgctGTCAtcctcgtcatcatcatcatcatcgtcatcatcgtcgtcatcatcgtcgtcatcatcgtcgtcgtcatcatcatcgtcatcatcgtcgtcatcgtcgtcatcgtcatcatcgtcatcatcgtcgtcgtcatcgtcgtcatcatcatcctcgtcgtcatcatcgCCGTCAtcctcgtcatcatcatcatcatcgtcatcatcgtcgtcatcatcgtcgtcatcattgtcgtcgtcatcatcatcgtcgtcatcgtcgccGTCAtcctcgtcatcatcatcatcgtcatcatcgtcatcatcgtcgtcatcatcgtcgtcatcatcgtcgtcgtcatcatcatcgtcgtcatcgtcgccGTCATCCTCATCGCGATCATCAGCGTCATACTTATTTTGTTCATTCCCACAGTTGTCGCCATAAATACATGGGTATTCCTCATTTCTGCCCTTTCCTTCATGATCTTTTACGGCTCCTCGTTTTCCAGTTGGCCTAGTCCGACCACCTGCGTCAAACAAGTTCATTCATACCTCAGTTTCCCATCTCGGTTTATTGTATTGATTTTACATTTCCTCAAGTTGAATCACTTACCGACAAGTAGAAGGAAGAGTATAAAAACCTTTAATATCCTCATATTGTCTTGTCATGTAATTTCCTGTATATCAGTAAAAACAAACATCTTAATACATATCTGTCCAAAATGCTACTCCTCTGAAAGTGATCTGATCCCCGCTACCCTTCAATGAGAGCCCCCCTAGCCCCCCTCCCCACCAAATCTTCACTTTAATTTCACTTAAAATGATTTATCATATTTGTATAATTTTTATTTACGACTCATTTTCCCAAAATTTCTTGGCTCAAATTGTCAGTGTTCTAGGATTTGACCCACTCGATGTGTAATCCCCCAGATTTGCTTGACTGTTACATTTTTTCACAAATCTAACACCGAATCTcagataaaaaatatcaaaattactCACCGCGCTTGAGCGAGTCATGGGATAAGCGTTAAGTTCACTGCAGTTGGGATAAGCTTTAAGTTCACTGCAGTTTTTGTCTTCTTCAGTTTTATAGAAGGATCTTTAGAGTGTGTCACGCCCATTTGAAGGTGAGGTTTACATTTAAATGTCAGTCTCTTTGTACTGAAGAGTGTACCAATTAGTCTATTACTATTAAACACCATTATGGTAAAGAACAAATGTTGTCAAGTAACATTTCAAGCTTTTTGATTGTCAATGGTCAGATAGCATTTTTCattcttatttttaaaagcaaccattttaaaaagatgacatttgttcatttgcctcCTACTTTCCCGTTCAAATGGCTTGAACATCCTTTAACGACAAAGTcaaagtgatgaaaaaaaacaatccatgtACACATAATCACTGTTCCGATGTTACATGGTCCCTTTGTCAGTGAGCCCTATTTTCAGTCACTGCGGCAGCTACAAAGTGTGCGTGCatagaaaaacaagtcaatagGTGTGTCTACATTCTATTATCGACGGCATCGTACACTTCAAAGGCATCTCACGCATGATCATGTTCATTTTATAGAATAGCGTTGGCGTCTTTTAATTGCAGCAAACCTAAAACATTTTTCGACGCCTTTTGAAGATTTTGCTGACATGACCTTTGTGGCTTTCCCTTGTGGATGTATTCCCACGCTGTACTCAATTTCATAAAACCAAAAAGTTCCGTCAGGtctcattcaaaaaaaaatcacacacaaaaagaagcaTCTTTAATGAGTCGATagccagtagacgtccaatccttttgaagtgAAAGGGTTGGAAGTCaatgagcatttttttatttttttatttatctaatttattcatgtatttatttattaacttacttattacctatctatttctgtctaaaatgcctttcctattcctgcatcctcaccctcttcctaccgtgacaacgaaatttcccaaatacgggatgaataaagttatccaatccaatccaaattccCAGACACATTACTGGCAGgcaaagagtttaaaaaaatcatttttgagggctggatgcccctaggtatgagtgtggacatgaatggttgtccatcactTTCTGTCCTACGAttcgctggccaccaatttggggTGCCCATATAGttggctgggctaggctccagcacccccgggctacttgtaaggataagcggtacagaaaatgaatgaacgttaACTTGGGTTGAGGTGGCTTTTGTAACAGTGCCACACAGTGGCCATTTTGACTTTTACCGCAAGGCCACGGACCATTTGCAAGAAGTTTGCTGATCACATGACCATCCATGCTTTTAATTGGTTACACCTGCTTCTAGTGGAAGAACGTTTGGGATGAAGCAGAAACTTTGTCTATCTCGACGCTGGCAttcatttgtttacatttttaccaCCAAATAGTATTTATTCGAATTTTCACCTCGACTTTGATGAATTACTTCACAATAATCATGGCGAACTCAACCGTATGTCCATACGGCTACTGGCAAGGCGTCACTATTACGAATTCCCGAAAGACTAACTACCACGTAAGTAACCAAACAATTTTGAGATATTTCACTTCAATTTCAATAGATATCCATTTATACAATATGAACGCTGAACTGGTGTGCATGCTGGAGTTGTGAATCTACTGTGTTGTTGACCATTAACACTAGAACTAGCATGGGTTCATATTTTGGCTAAAGATAAGGTTGTAAACTCTTGAGAAAAAAGGGACACCTCTTTGTTAGAAAACTCTCATAGTTTAACCGAACATTTTATACGGTGAAATGTATACAAATAAACTCTGAGTTACTcttgtaaacaaaaacaaaagagttttaatgatttttttcccacgttGCTATGCTATCTCTGTGACCAGCAAGTGTACATCAACCAATTAGATTAGCGTATTGTCTCACGTCCCAAGTGTTCTGCCAGCTCATTGGTCACAAACCAGTTGAGGCCGGAAAAACTTTTCTCTACGTATTCGTGTAAGGCATTTGTTTGTTATACTACACGTATTATGAGTTTTCATGATGATACTGGACGTATACTTGTGTTTCTTAGTATGTTAGTTGTATCTTAGTATCTATCGTGTAGCTGCATGTGTCATACGAGGTGTTAATCATAGATAAAATTGATtgcaatattgttttaaatcaggTTAGCTCATTTCTATGGGCCGCCACATGGAAAGCTGTCCTCCGTTAAAAAGACAGCACGTTTTCTCATATTTAGTGCCATCCAGTGGTTCTAATGTGGTGTGAAactttttgtgacttttttgcACATTAACAACAATATTTATCAActtcaatatttatttcaaaataattagTGGTAAGTTGTAAAGTTAAATATCAAATATAAAccgtaaatttaaattttaaatccaAACCCTAGATATAAATCCTCAATCTAAATCTTAATATATAAATCAGCATGTGTCTGGatgtaacaaaataaaagccagaAGAGCTTGTTTGTTAGGTACTGAAACCAACTCAACTGAGCTCCGTccagcttttattttgttacttccCATCATCGGCCCTTTTGAATTAGCAAATTAGCTAAATGTTTAGTTGAGACAAttagaatttatttatttgtatttttttccattcattttccaaactgcttatcctaaTAAGGTTTGCAGgtcgtgctggagcctatcccaggtaacaaTGCATTTAACATTCAGATTTAAGATGTATATTTAGGGTTTCGATTTAGCAAGTATTGTTTGGAAATAAATACTGAAGTTGCTCAATATTGTTTTAACCGagcacagctttacgaagagtgCCCTATATATTTCTTACTTAATTTGGATAAGGAAGTGAAATGTGTTAATAATTCCTGTCAATTAATCATATAACAGAACTCATTAAATCAAAGGTCCTTCAAAATTGCCGTCTCTAACCAAAATTAAATTATCACAAAACAACTAGCAATTAACGAAAGACTGGATCAGTAGCGGAAGAAATTCTTGGCACAGAACATGAGTTTTGAAATTAGTTTCGATCTGTAGTGCGGTATTGCAAGTCACGATTTGCAATATGTTGTACGGCAATGTTGACAGCAGGTGACAGCAGaggttgtctttttattttttattttcaaaactttgtttaTTTGCTATATGGCAATAgacaagtcattttttaaaatacattatttgatATCGGAATATATCATACGTGACCTTGGCATATCGAGGCGAATCGTATCCCGAGTTTTAGTGTATCGTCCCAACCCTAGTGGCTTTGTGGTAGCACTGCAATGTTTTTCTTCGAGACTGACAGTGGTGATTGACATTTGGCAAACgcaaactcaaactcaacaaGACCTTGATTCACTTATCCTCCATAGTCCGAGTGTTTAAATATCAGAGTAGACTATAATTAAAGAATAACAACTCATTACCCTTTGCgaatgaaatcacatttttgttcgGGAATTGGTAAAACAACATGAACAAATGTGTGCATACATTGTAACATGCATGATCGATGCCTCCTTAATCTATAAGGCCTgagctaaataataataaactgaaAATTAGTTCaccattgttctttttttcatgtgttACTTGTAATGGacattatatatagtatatttacATCTTGGGCGCTGTACTACCTTAGAGTACAATTTGACTGTCCAAAATTCAGTTTATCAATTTTGAATTTCAATATGTATCAAATTTAGTATTCCAATATTGTTGTCtgcttgttttaatttttcagtGAAATATTCTCTTGACATGTCATGATAATCATCAATATGTTGCATACTTTTCTGCATCAACTGTTTATTTCTTTACCAGAGCCATTACAGTTAAGAGTTTCTCATTTTGCTTTTAAGTTCCATCATGCTCCACATTTAAGGCTGCATAGATTAATATATTAAGTCTACATTACATACAGATTATGTTAAATATGTGACAATTAATAACAAAGTAAATGAATCAAACATTTTCTTGTCAAGAATACAGGTAGGTTTTCATACGCTTATTCGGTACTCTTGGCGACCATCACAGTTTGCAACGTCAACATTATAAGCATTGGAAATGTGTGATGAGCAAAACAAATTAAAGTTAGTTTGACACAGGTAGATTAACACAAAATTTAGCCATAACAAAATGTGCACATTAGAAAATCTTCCAACTTGCcaactaaataataaatacatccgTTTAAAGAGAACTGACAAAGCAACTGTTCATCCAATTTAATAGGCAAAAACGTATCCGTTATGTTGATTATAAAacttcaacaacaaaaattgtggATAAAGTAACTTTTCAAACCGTTGCCAAAAAAACATTCCagggtattttttttgcaatgagaTACTAACTAAATATAGGAGACGCACAATAGGAAATAGTTTGAATAGAACTTTGTCTTGTACATGTATTAATGTGTAGCTATGTATGT from Stigmatopora argus isolate UIUO_Sarg chromosome 21, RoL_Sarg_1.0, whole genome shotgun sequence encodes:
- the LOC144067478 gene encoding uncharacterized protein LOC144067478, which gives rise to SSSSSSSSLSSSSSSLSSSSSSSSSSSSSLSSSLSSSSSSSLSSSSSSSSSSSSSSSSSSSSSSTSSSSSSSSSSSSSSSSSSSSSSSSSSSSSSSSSLSSSSSSSSSSSSLSSSSSSSSSSSSSSSSSSSSSSSSSSSSSSSSSSSSSSSLSSSSSSSLSSSSSSSSSSSSLSSSSSLSSSSSSSSSSSSSSSSSSSSSSSSSSSSSSLSSSSSSSLSSSSSSSSSSSLSSSSSSSSSLSSSSSSSSSSSSSSSSSSSSSSSSSSSSSSSSSSSSSSSSSSSSSLSSSSSSSTSSSLSSSSSSSSSSSSSSSSSSSSSSSSSSSSSSSSSSSSSSSSSSSSLSSSSSSSSSSLSSLSSSSSSSSSLSSSSSSSSSSSSSSSSLSSSSLSSSLSSSSSSSSSSSSSSSSSSSSSSSSSSSSSSSSSSTSSSSSSSSSSSSSSSSSSLSSSSSSSSSSSSSSSSLLSSSSSSSSSPSSSSSSSSSLSSSSSSSSSSSSSSSSSSSTSSSSSSSSSSSSSSSSSSSSSSSSSSSSSSSSSSLSSSSSSSSSSLSSSSSLSSSSSSSSSSSSSSSSSSSSSSSSSSSSSSSSSSLSSSSSSSLSSSSSSSSSSSSSLSSSSSSSSSSLSSSSSLSSSSSSSSSSSSSSSSSSSSSSSSSSSSSSSSSSSSSSSLSSSSSSSTSSSLSSSSSSSSSSSSSSSSSSSSSSSSSSSSSSSSSSSSSSSSSSSSSMSSSSSLSSSSSSSSSSSSSSSSSLSSSSSSSSSSSLSSSSSSSSSSSSSSLSSSSSSSSSSLSSLSSSSSSSSSSSSSSLSSSSSSSSSSSSSSSSLSSSSSSSSSSSLSSSSSSSSSSSSSSSSSSSSSSSSSMSSSSSSSSSSSSSSSSSSSSSSSSSSSSSSSSSSSLSSSSSSSSSTSSSSSSLSSSSSSSSSSSSSSSSSSSSSSSSSSSSSSSSSSSSSSSSSSSSSSSSSSSSSSSSSSSSSSSSSSSSSSSSSSSSSSSSSSSSSSSSSSSSSSSSSSSSLSSSSSSSSSSSSSSSSSSSSSLSSSLSSSSSSSSSSLSSLSSSSSSSSSLSSSSSSSSSSSSSSSSSSSSSSSSSSSSSSSSSSSSSSSSSSSSSLSSSLSSSSSSSSSSSSSSSSSSSSSSSSSSSSSSSSSSSSSSSSSSSSSSSSSSSLSSSSSSSSSSSSSSSSSSSSSLSSSSSSSSSSSSSLLSSSSSSSSSLSSLSSSSSSSSSLSSSSSSSSSSSSSSSSSSSSSSSSSSSSSSSSSSSSSLSSSLSSSSSSSSSSSSSSSSSSSSSSSSSSSSTSSSSSSSSSSSSSSSSSSLSLSSSSSSSSSSSSSSSSSSPSSSSSSSSSSSSSSSSSSSSSSSSSSSSSLSSSSSSSSSSSSSSSSSSSSSSSSSSSSSSSSSSSSSSSSSSSSSSSSSSSSSSSPSSSSSSSSSSSSSSSSSSSLSSSSSSSSSSPSSSSSSSSSSSSSSSSSSSSSSSSSSSSSSSSPSSSSRSSASYLFCSFPQLSP